In Qingshengfaniella alkalisoli, a single window of DNA contains:
- a CDS encoding helix-turn-helix domain-containing protein codes for MSTRGEKLMIGARLKALRHSLSLTQAQMAAELEVSPSYITLIESNQRPVSVKLLMRLAEVYDLNVSELAPSSNAQLASDLAAAVKDPTLEAADVTRAEVDAALQSAPGIAQALVRMHEKYRSLVLRTQSESNPLSDRDKVEVLEETSKPVDAVREWFYESRNYFDVVDRAAETMAEELALHRSEPHTAMTGRLAAHGIRVRILPGDEMEGRLRRYDPARHELMLSELLGQSSRRFQIGMLLGSLEQSDVIEDTLKQSGLSGEAEMALARVSLENYFGAALLMPYRRFLAACESERYDVELLSHRFGTSYEQTAHRMSTLQRPEARGIPFFFIRVDRAGNVSKRFSAGRFPFSKFGGTCPLWNIHGAFETPDQVRAQIIRIPDGNSYFSIARTVTRAGGTHYNPAPRLVIGLGCDVAYAPRLIYADRLNLDRIQPTEIGLNCYLCERPNCASRAQAPINRRLTINEQERSLAIFRFEGED; via the coding sequence ATGAGCACACGGGGCGAGAAGCTGATGATTGGCGCAAGACTGAAAGCGCTGCGCCACTCATTGAGCCTGACGCAGGCCCAAATGGCGGCGGAGCTTGAGGTGTCGCCGAGTTATATAACGCTGATCGAATCCAACCAGCGTCCGGTTTCTGTCAAGCTTCTTATGCGCCTAGCAGAGGTTTATGACCTGAATGTGTCGGAGCTGGCGCCAAGTTCGAACGCGCAGCTTGCGTCCGATCTGGCGGCGGCGGTGAAAGACCCGACCCTCGAAGCAGCCGACGTTACGCGCGCGGAAGTTGATGCAGCACTTCAGTCGGCACCGGGCATCGCTCAGGCTCTCGTGAGGATGCACGAGAAGTACCGATCTTTGGTTCTGCGCACGCAATCGGAATCGAACCCCTTGTCCGACCGCGACAAGGTGGAAGTGTTGGAGGAGACATCAAAGCCTGTCGACGCTGTCCGCGAATGGTTTTATGAATCGCGAAATTATTTTGATGTGGTTGATCGAGCCGCGGAAACCATGGCGGAGGAGCTTGCTCTGCATCGGTCGGAGCCGCACACCGCAATGACGGGTCGTTTGGCGGCCCATGGCATTCGGGTAAGGATCCTTCCGGGTGATGAAATGGAGGGAAGGCTGCGACGCTATGACCCGGCGCGCCACGAATTGATGTTGTCGGAGCTTCTGGGCCAGTCCAGTCGTCGTTTCCAGATCGGGATGCTCTTGGGCAGCTTGGAACAAAGCGATGTGATTGAGGACACGCTGAAGCAGTCGGGACTGTCAGGCGAAGCTGAAATGGCGCTGGCGCGGGTCAGCTTGGAAAACTACTTCGGCGCGGCGCTGTTGATGCCCTATCGCCGGTTTCTGGCCGCGTGTGAGTCCGAACGATATGATGTCGAACTGCTCAGCCACCGTTTTGGGACGAGCTACGAGCAAACCGCACACCGGATGTCGACGCTGCAACGGCCTGAAGCACGTGGCATTCCGTTCTTCTTCATTCGGGTGGACCGGGCGGGAAACGTTTCAAAGCGTTTCAGCGCGGGCCGGTTTCCGTTTTCGAAGTTCGGCGGGACATGCCCGCTCTGGAACATCCATGGAGCATTTGAGACGCCGGATCAGGTGCGCGCGCAGATCATACGAATACCGGATGGAAACAGCTATTTCTCTATCGCGCGAACGGTGACGCGGGCAGGGGGAACACATTATAATCCCGCTCCTCGATTGGTGATCGGATTGGGTTGCGATGTGGCCTACGCGCCGCGGCTGATCTATGCGGACCGTCTGAATCTGGATCGTATTCAGCCCACGGAAATCGGATTGAATTGTTACCTGTGCGAACGCCCGAATTGCGCGTCGCGTGCACAGGCTCCGATCAATCGCCGACTAACGATCAACGAACAGGAGCGGAGCCTGGCGATCTTCCGGTTCGAGGGCGAGGATTGA
- a CDS encoding L,D-transpeptidase, translating to MSTYTQPTRRAALMIMTGGVVSACAPQITEIESPIPGSNLPPEVLRRYDQIEDDGRIIPAVNPAYLKPHLVRQEVPFDTSRPVDSIVVDPFNHALYLVLGGGRALRYGVAVGDAGRNFRGGATISRKQHWPSWTPTANMIRREPNVYGPFAGGVPGGLDNPLGARALYLYRNGRDTYYRIHGTSQPWSIGMSVSSGCIRLYNQDIIDLYERVPNGTRVHVMSRTESDARFAQQSAAMPGEMDAGL from the coding sequence ATGAGCACATACACACAACCTACCCGCCGCGCGGCACTGATGATCATGACCGGCGGGGTGGTGTCAGCCTGTGCTCCACAGATCACCGAAATCGAGTCACCTATTCCTGGTAGTAATCTGCCACCCGAAGTGCTCCGGCGCTATGATCAGATCGAAGATGATGGGCGGATCATCCCCGCCGTCAATCCCGCCTATCTGAAACCACACCTGGTTCGTCAGGAAGTCCCGTTCGACACGAGCCGCCCAGTGGACAGCATCGTAGTAGATCCGTTCAACCATGCGCTCTATCTTGTCCTAGGTGGCGGTCGTGCGCTTCGTTACGGCGTCGCTGTCGGAGATGCAGGGCGGAATTTCCGTGGCGGTGCAACCATATCGCGCAAGCAGCATTGGCCAAGTTGGACCCCGACAGCGAATATGATCCGCCGCGAGCCGAACGTTTACGGCCCCTTCGCGGGCGGTGTTCCAGGTGGGTTGGACAACCCTTTGGGCGCACGAGCACTATACCTGTATCGCAATGGGCGTGACACTTATTACCGGATTCATGGCACGTCTCAGCCTTGGTCGATCGGCATGTCCGTGTCATCTGGCTGTATCCGCCTTTACAATCAGGACATCATCGATCTGTACGAACGGGTTCCCAACGGAACGCGCGTTCATGTTATGTCGCGCACAGAATCCGACGCCCGTTTTGCGCAGCAGTCGGCGGCAATGCCCGGCGAAATGGACGCCGGGCTGTAA
- a CDS encoding ThuA domain-containing protein: MAIRTVVWGENVHEQTNKIVSDLYPKGMHGCIADALNEDDAISATTATLQEDDHGLTVERLAETDVLLWWGHAAHGDVKDEVAERVCEAVWAGMGLIFLHSAHFSKPFKRLMGTPCNLSWREAGERERLWLTSRNHPIAAGMGNSFEIEHEEMYGEPFGVPEPLETVFVSWFQGGEVFRSGLTYKRGAGNVFYFRPGHETYPTYYNDDVRRVLKNAVHWAHNPAPRLVDPTVAPNVPVEDAPEQIEERGPRLHQDGEEGFR, translated from the coding sequence ATGGCCATTCGTACGGTCGTCTGGGGCGAGAACGTTCATGAGCAGACGAACAAGATTGTCAGCGACCTATACCCCAAGGGTATGCACGGCTGTATTGCCGACGCGCTGAATGAAGATGACGCCATATCCGCAACCACGGCCACGCTTCAGGAGGACGACCATGGCCTGACGGTTGAACGGCTGGCTGAAACCGACGTGCTGCTGTGGTGGGGCCACGCGGCGCATGGCGATGTGAAAGACGAGGTGGCCGAGCGTGTCTGCGAAGCTGTTTGGGCTGGCATGGGGCTGATCTTCCTGCATTCTGCGCATTTCTCCAAACCCTTCAAACGGCTCATGGGGACACCGTGCAACCTGAGTTGGCGCGAGGCTGGAGAGCGCGAGCGGCTGTGGCTGACATCGCGCAACCATCCCATCGCCGCCGGTATGGGCAATAGTTTCGAGATCGAGCATGAAGAAATGTATGGCGAGCCGTTCGGCGTGCCCGAGCCGCTGGAAACCGTCTTTGTCAGTTGGTTCCAAGGGGGAGAGGTGTTCCGCTCTGGCCTGACCTATAAGCGCGGGGCGGGCAATGTGTTCTATTTTCGACCGGGCCATGAAACCTACCCGACCTATTACAATGATGATGTGCGTCGGGTGCTGAAGAATGCGGTCCATTGGGCACATAACCCCGCCCCCCGGTTGGTTGACCCGACCGTTGCGCCGAACGTTCCGGTGGAAGACGCACCCGAGCAGATCGAAGAACGCGGCCCGCGCCTGCATCAGGACGGCGAAGAAGGCTTCCGCTAG
- a CDS encoding Gfo/Idh/MocA family protein encodes MTKKPVRILILGTGTMANVHAQSFAAIDGVEVVGGVDNRPDVLKAFCEKHSIPNAFGLLDDALEWGEFDAVANVTPDAVHYPTTMMILEQGKHILCEKPLSTQYGYAAEMADRAREKGVVSMVNLSYRNVPALQYAAEMIRNGTLGTVRHFEASYLQSWLTQPAWGDWRTESAWLWRLSREHGSKGVLGDVGIHIVDFATFIAGSLPAEVSCRLETFDKAEGGKIGEYTLDANDSFAMHMKLQNGAIGTISATRFASGHHNDLQLRIYGDYGGLEVKLENFKSILRGCIGAPAMLAQEWTEIDTPEVPTIYERFIAAIREERPPEPTFDRGAELQKVLDLSEISSAQDCKTLLATYD; translated from the coding sequence ATGACCAAGAAACCTGTCCGTATCCTGATCCTGGGAACAGGGACGATGGCCAATGTTCACGCGCAAAGCTTCGCCGCGATTGACGGTGTCGAGGTGGTGGGCGGCGTGGACAACCGGCCCGATGTGCTGAAGGCTTTCTGTGAAAAGCACAGTATTCCAAACGCGTTTGGCCTGCTGGATGATGCGCTGGAATGGGGTGAGTTTGATGCCGTCGCCAATGTGACGCCTGACGCAGTGCATTATCCGACGACAATGATGATTCTGGAGCAGGGCAAGCACATCTTGTGCGAAAAGCCTCTTTCGACACAATATGGCTACGCCGCCGAAATGGCCGACAGGGCCAGGGAAAAGGGCGTCGTTAGCATGGTTAATCTTAGCTATCGCAATGTGCCTGCGCTGCAATACGCGGCGGAAATGATCCGCAACGGCACACTCGGCACGGTTCGCCATTTCGAGGCGTCCTATCTGCAAAGCTGGCTGACCCAGCCCGCATGGGGTGACTGGCGCACCGAATCCGCGTGGCTGTGGCGTCTATCCAGGGAACACGGGTCAAAGGGCGTTCTGGGCGATGTGGGCATCCACATTGTGGATTTCGCAACCTTCATCGCCGGATCACTGCCGGCGGAGGTGTCCTGTCGCCTGGAAACCTTCGACAAGGCGGAAGGCGGCAAGATCGGAGAATATACGCTCGACGCCAACGACAGCTTTGCGATGCACATGAAGTTGCAAAACGGCGCCATCGGGACAATATCCGCCACCCGCTTTGCGTCCGGGCACCATAATGATTTGCAGTTGAGGATCTACGGCGATTACGGCGGGCTAGAGGTTAAGCTGGAAAACTTCAAGAGTATCCTGCGCGGATGCATTGGCGCACCCGCGATGCTGGCACAGGAATGGACCGAAATAGACACACCCGAAGTGCCTACGATCTATGAACGATTTATCGCGGCAATACGGGAAGAAAGGCCGCCGGAGCCAACCTTTGATCGTGGGGCGGAGCTGCAAAAGGTGTTGGATCTGTCGGAAATATCGAGCGCACAGGATTGCAAGACACTGCTTGCGACATATGATTAA
- a CDS encoding acyl-CoA dehydrogenase, giving the protein MADISHRGQAFSWADPFLLDDQLNEEERMVRDAAQAFASDRLLPRVQKAYLEEQTDPEIFREMGQAGLLGVTIPEEYGGVGASYVAYGLVAREVERIDSGYRSMMSVQSSLVMYPIQAYGSDEQRQKYLPGLATGDLIGCFGLTEPDAGSDPGGMKTRARKTDGGYVLNGSKMWISNSPIADVFVVWARSDAHDGKIRGFVLDKGMQGLSAPKIDGKLSLRASITGEIVLEDVEVGEDALLPGVEGMSGPFGCLNRARYGISWGAMGAAEDCWLRSRQYGLDRTQFGRPLAQTQLFQKKLADMQTEIALGLQASLRVGRLMDEGRFAPEMISIVKRNNCGKALDIARQARDMHGGNGIQIEYHVMRHAQNLETVNTYEGTHDVHALILGRAQTGLQAFF; this is encoded by the coding sequence ATGGCAGACATATCACATCGTGGGCAGGCTTTCTCATGGGCGGATCCCTTCCTGCTGGATGATCAATTGAATGAAGAAGAGCGGATGGTTCGCGATGCGGCACAGGCCTTTGCATCTGACCGCTTGTTGCCGCGCGTGCAGAAGGCTTATCTTGAGGAGCAGACTGACCCTGAAATCTTCCGCGAAATGGGGCAGGCGGGCCTGCTGGGTGTTACCATTCCTGAAGAGTACGGCGGTGTCGGCGCGTCCTATGTCGCCTATGGCTTGGTCGCGCGCGAGGTCGAACGTATTGATTCCGGTTACCGGTCCATGATGTCGGTCCAGTCATCTTTGGTCATGTATCCGATACAGGCCTATGGGTCAGACGAACAGAGGCAGAAATATCTGCCGGGTCTGGCCACAGGGGACTTGATAGGATGTTTTGGCCTGACCGAACCCGATGCGGGGTCTGATCCGGGGGGCATGAAAACCCGCGCCCGCAAAACGGATGGGGGCTATGTGCTTAACGGGTCAAAGATGTGGATCTCGAACAGTCCAATCGCTGATGTCTTCGTGGTGTGGGCAAGGTCGGATGCCCATGACGGGAAAATCCGTGGCTTCGTTCTGGATAAGGGAATGCAGGGGTTGTCCGCGCCCAAGATAGACGGGAAGCTCTCTTTGCGTGCATCGATTACCGGTGAAATCGTGCTGGAAGATGTAGAGGTCGGCGAAGACGCGCTTCTGCCGGGCGTTGAAGGAATGAGTGGACCGTTCGGTTGCCTGAACCGCGCACGCTATGGCATTTCATGGGGGGCGATGGGTGCTGCCGAAGATTGCTGGCTGCGCAGTCGCCAGTACGGGCTGGATCGCACGCAGTTCGGGCGGCCCTTGGCCCAGACACAACTATTCCAGAAGAAGCTGGCAGACATGCAGACCGAAATCGCGCTTGGCTTGCAGGCATCGTTACGGGTGGGGCGTCTTATGGACGAAGGTCGTTTCGCCCCCGAGATGATTTCCATCGTCAAACGCAACAACTGTGGCAAGGCATTGGACATCGCACGGCAGGCGCGGGACATGCATGGCGGCAATGGCATCCAGATCGAATATCACGTGATGCGGCACGCGCAGAATCTGGAAACCGTGAACACATATGAAGGCACCCATGACGTGCATGCGCTCATTCTGGGCCGTGCGCAAACCGGGTTGCAGGCGTTCTTCTGA
- the aceB gene encoding malate synthase A → MSLDLAPPTNATRPIILRAVAGQGRVLTPDALAFLAELQSRFGSKLHALMVARERRQERIDAGRLPDYLEDTKSIRQGIWSAAPVPPVLSDRRVEITGAVDRKMMIAALNSGAKVFMADFEDATAPSFSNIIAGHANMLDHRDGTLEHEDSETGQTHRLNSDPALIFVRPRGLHMTEANVMIGGHPMSAALFDLGLNIFHNGRALAVTGRGPFYYLPKIESHREARFWNEVFCFAQDRIGLSHGSIKATVLIETLPAAFEMDEIVWELRDHICGLNCGRWDYVFSYIKTLRNHPEFILPDRQQITMDRAFLATHLARLVKVCHRRGIHAIGSMATQMPVTDADKNACIFAKVREDKLREARAGYDGTWVAHPDLVATALEAFASEMSGPNQVNVQRQHHRIEPVMLLQPHQGEVTEEGLKTNIRIGIEYLGQWLTGHGTVSINDLWEDAATAEISRAQVWQWIHHRVEIQMQDGTTRTMSADWLNQLVQAEIERIIDQLGPNGFCRGRYASAARIFQEAATADVLPDFMTTPAYDVLNAID, encoded by the coding sequence ATGTCACTCGACCTCGCCCCACCGACCAACGCCACACGGCCGATTATCCTGCGCGCTGTTGCGGGTCAGGGCCGAGTGTTGACGCCCGACGCGCTGGCCTTTCTGGCTGAACTACAATCGCGCTTTGGCAGCAAGCTGCACGCGCTGATGGTTGCACGGGAACGCCGGCAGGAACGCATCGATGCCGGTCGCCTGCCCGACTATCTGGAAGACACCAAGAGTATCCGCCAGGGCATCTGGTCTGCCGCGCCCGTTCCGCCGGTCCTGTCCGACCGCCGCGTCGAAATCACCGGTGCCGTCGATCGCAAGATGATGATCGCCGCACTGAACTCCGGCGCGAAAGTGTTCATGGCCGATTTCGAGGACGCGACGGCACCCAGCTTCAGCAATATCATCGCGGGGCATGCCAATATGCTCGACCACCGCGACGGAACGCTGGAACACGAGGACAGCGAAACCGGGCAGACCCACCGCTTGAATTCCGATCCCGCGCTGATCTTCGTTCGCCCACGCGGCCTGCACATGACCGAAGCCAACGTCATGATCGGAGGTCATCCCATGTCTGCAGCCCTGTTCGATCTCGGGCTGAATATCTTCCACAACGGGCGGGCATTGGCCGTCACCGGTCGCGGGCCGTTCTATTACCTGCCGAAGATCGAAAGTCACCGCGAAGCGCGATTCTGGAACGAAGTCTTCTGTTTTGCACAGGATCGCATCGGCCTGTCTCACGGCTCCATCAAGGCCACCGTGCTGATCGAAACGCTGCCTGCTGCCTTCGAGATGGACGAAATCGTCTGGGAACTGCGCGATCACATCTGCGGGCTGAACTGCGGGCGCTGGGACTATGTCTTCAGCTACATCAAGACGCTTCGGAACCATCCCGAATTCATCCTGCCCGACCGCCAGCAGATCACGATGGATCGGGCCTTTCTCGCCACCCATCTCGCGCGTCTGGTCAAGGTCTGCCATCGCCGCGGTATTCACGCGATCGGTAGCATGGCAACGCAGATGCCGGTTACCGATGCGGATAAAAACGCCTGCATCTTTGCCAAAGTCCGTGAGGACAAGTTGCGCGAGGCGCGCGCGGGCTATGATGGAACATGGGTTGCGCACCCCGATCTGGTCGCGACAGCACTGGAGGCCTTCGCCTCAGAGATGAGCGGCCCGAACCAGGTTAACGTCCAACGCCAGCATCATCGGATCGAGCCGGTGATGCTACTGCAGCCCCATCAGGGCGAGGTCACGGAAGAAGGCCTGAAAACCAACATTCGCATCGGCATCGAATATCTCGGACAGTGGCTGACGGGTCACGGAACCGTTTCGATCAACGATCTATGGGAAGACGCCGCCACCGCCGAGATCAGCCGCGCGCAGGTCTGGCAGTGGATCCATCACCGTGTCGAGATCCAGATGCAGGACGGGACGACCCGGACCATGTCTGCGGATTGGCTGAACCAGCTGGTGCAGGCAGAAATCGAACGGATCATCGACCAGCTTGGACCAAACGGCTTCTGTCGTGGGCGCTACGCCTCGGCGGCTCGGATCTTCCAGGAAGCGGCAACTGCCGATGTGCTGCCCGATTTCATGACCACACCGGCCTATGACGTTCTGAACGCCATCGACTGA
- a CDS encoding CaiB/BaiF CoA transferase family protein, producing MPDAPLKGLKVVELARILAGPWIGQTLADLGAEVIKVEAPEGDDTRRWGPPFIERPRVDGETETVAAYFHAANRGKSSVTCDFRNPADLKRLKTLIADADVLIENFKLGGLKKFGLDYESLHEANPRLVYVSITGFGQDGPRAKQPGYDFLIQGMCGIMDLTGEPDGLPQKVGVAWIDIFTGLYGTIAVQAALSDRARSGQGQHIDLSLLDCGVAVLANQATNFLLGDVVPRRLGNAHPNIVPYSVFAAKDGHVIIACGNDRQFAKLCVALGLDGLADDPAFATNPARVANRDAVCATIEDKTRDMTRESLIAMLEQAGVPCGPINSVAEAISEPQIVARGMRIVPEGVPGLRSPINMSRSPLALEKAAPVLGGGSWRFKS from the coding sequence ATGCCTGATGCACCGCTGAAGGGGCTGAAGGTTGTCGAACTGGCCCGCATCCTTGCTGGTCCATGGATTGGTCAGACGCTTGCCGATCTGGGGGCGGAAGTGATTAAGGTGGAGGCGCCGGAAGGCGACGACACCCGCCGTTGGGGTCCCCCTTTCATCGAGCGGCCACGCGTTGACGGTGAAACGGAAACGGTTGCTGCCTATTTCCACGCGGCAAATCGCGGCAAGTCGTCCGTTACATGTGATTTCCGTAACCCGGCCGATCTGAAGCGGCTGAAAACCTTGATAGCTGATGCAGACGTTTTGATTGAGAACTTCAAGTTGGGTGGGCTGAAGAAATTCGGACTGGACTATGAAAGCTTGCACGAGGCGAACCCGCGCTTGGTCTATGTCTCCATCACCGGTTTTGGTCAGGACGGGCCGCGCGCCAAACAGCCGGGTTACGACTTTCTCATCCAGGGTATGTGCGGGATCATGGACCTGACGGGCGAACCCGATGGACTACCGCAAAAGGTGGGCGTCGCGTGGATCGACATTTTCACGGGGCTCTATGGTACTATCGCAGTACAAGCGGCGTTATCCGACCGTGCGCGTTCCGGGCAAGGCCAACACATCGATCTCTCGCTGCTGGATTGCGGGGTTGCAGTCTTGGCCAATCAGGCGACGAATTTTTTGCTGGGGGATGTGGTGCCGCGGCGGCTCGGCAACGCTCATCCTAATATTGTCCCTTACTCCGTGTTCGCTGCGAAAGACGGCCATGTGATCATAGCTTGCGGTAATGATCGCCAGTTCGCGAAGCTGTGCGTTGCCCTTGGTTTGGATGGGCTGGCAGATGATCCCGCGTTCGCGACAAACCCCGCGCGGGTGGCAAATCGGGATGCGGTTTGTGCAACGATCGAGGACAAAACCCGGGACATGACGCGCGAGAGTTTGATCGCAATGCTCGAACAGGCCGGCGTTCCTTGTGGTCCGATCAACTCGGTGGCAGAGGCGATTTCGGAACCTCAGATCGTCGCGCGGGGTATGCGGATCGTGCCTGAAGGCGTGCCGGGGCTGCGGTCGCCGATCAACATGTCCCGCTCGCCGCTGGCATTAGAAAAAGCCGCGCCTGTGCTGGGTGGCGGGTCTTGGCGATTCAAATCGTAG
- a CDS encoding LysR family transcriptional regulator, translating into MRPRRFLPSLSLLLAFEAVMRAKSVSAAARELDLSQSTVSRLIQNLEAQIGQPLFHREHKRLIPSDAANRYFADISRALDMVQRASMGLATNASGGSLSLAVLPTFGTRWLAPRLSGFFDAHPGVSINLATRVKRFSFDVEPFDAVIFFGAADWPGADYLKLFDESYTACASPGFLARHPIASAEDASRLPLLQLETRGPAWEQWFAGQGLATDASPGMLMDQFSMMIQAAISGLGIALLPDYLAQMEIAEGRLEKVLTPAIVGGGSYWLAWPQEKQSYAPLQSFRDWIAQAS; encoded by the coding sequence ATGAGGCCCCGTCGCTTTCTTCCCTCGCTCAGCCTGCTTCTCGCATTCGAAGCCGTTATGCGCGCGAAATCTGTTAGTGCCGCTGCACGTGAGTTGGATCTCAGCCAAAGCACAGTGAGCCGCCTCATCCAGAACCTCGAAGCCCAGATTGGGCAGCCCCTGTTTCATCGTGAACACAAGCGGCTGATCCCCAGTGATGCGGCCAACCGATACTTCGCTGACATTTCCCGGGCCTTGGACATGGTTCAGCGCGCCAGCATGGGCCTGGCGACCAATGCCAGCGGCGGCAGCCTGTCATTGGCGGTCCTTCCGACCTTTGGAACCCGCTGGCTTGCCCCCCGCCTGAGCGGCTTTTTCGACGCGCATCCCGGCGTGTCCATCAATCTGGCCACGCGAGTAAAACGGTTCAGTTTCGATGTAGAACCCTTCGACGCCGTCATATTCTTCGGCGCAGCTGACTGGCCCGGCGCCGATTATCTGAAACTTTTCGATGAAAGCTATACAGCCTGCGCATCACCGGGCTTTCTGGCCCGTCATCCAATTGCATCCGCCGAAGACGCCTCACGCCTGCCATTGCTACAACTGGAAACCCGGGGACCAGCTTGGGAACAATGGTTCGCGGGGCAAGGCTTGGCCACGGATGCCTCGCCGGGCATGCTGATGGACCAGTTCTCAATGATGATACAAGCCGCGATCAGCGGGCTTGGGATCGCATTGTTGCCCGACTACCTCGCACAGATGGAAATCGCCGAAGGACGTTTGGAAAAGGTGCTCACGCCTGCCATCGTGGGTGGTGGTTCCTACTGGCTTGCATGGCCGCAGGAGAAGCAAAGCTACGCGCCACTACAATCGTTCCGCGATTGGATCGCGCAAGCCTCTTGA
- a CDS encoding isocitrate lyase codes for MASRKPYHQLREEALARYPSGQTPGGISIDDIVQLKVQNTYNTHLDIARDMAVVMRADMAAYDADPTQFTQSLGCWSGFHAQQMIKSVKRLHGTAKGAYVYLSGWMVAGLRNRFGHLPDQSMHEKTAVADLIEEIYVSLRQADEVELNDLFKDLRAAREAGDDTAEQHAIAAIDGFESNVVPIIADIDAGFGNEHATYLLAKELIKAGACCLQIENQVSDAKQCGHQDGKVTVPREDFIEKLRACRLAFEELGVDDGVIVARTDSLGAGLTQKLPVSQQPGDLAAEYLKWVATEDITDTNPLRDGELALQRDGKIVKPVRLPNGLFRFKEGSGRARVIEDCVASLRDGGADLIWIETDTPNVVEIARMVDEVREQVPHAKLAYNNSPSFNWTLNLRKQVREEWLESGRITEADYPDGQTLMSADLDDTELGREADARLARFQHDISTKAGVFHNLITLPTFHLTAKSVDELSRGYFGEDKMLAYVGTVQREEIRRGISAVKHQHEVGSDLGDSFKEMVSGDRALKAGGHANTMNQFAAE; via the coding sequence ATGGCATCGCGCAAACCCTACCACCAGCTTCGGGAGGAAGCCCTTGCACGGTACCCGTCCGGCCAGACGCCCGGCGGTATAAGCATCGACGACATCGTGCAATTGAAAGTACAGAACACCTACAACACGCATCTCGATATCGCGCGCGACATGGCGGTCGTGATGCGAGCAGACATGGCCGCTTATGACGCCGATCCGACGCAGTTCACGCAAAGTCTTGGCTGCTGGTCCGGCTTTCACGCGCAGCAGATGATCAAGTCGGTCAAGCGCCTGCATGGCACGGCGAAGGGGGCCTATGTCTACCTGTCCGGCTGGATGGTTGCAGGCCTGCGCAATCGTTTCGGGCATCTGCCCGATCAGTCCATGCACGAGAAAACCGCCGTCGCCGATCTGATCGAAGAGATCTACGTTTCGCTCCGCCAGGCGGATGAGGTCGAACTGAACGACCTGTTCAAGGATCTGCGCGCCGCGCGCGAGGCTGGTGACGACACGGCAGAGCAGCATGCAATCGCCGCGATCGACGGCTTTGAAAGCAATGTCGTCCCGATCATAGCCGATATCGACGCGGGCTTTGGCAATGAACACGCCACCTACCTGCTGGCGAAGGAACTGATCAAGGCGGGTGCGTGCTGCTTGCAGATCGAAAACCAGGTGTCCGACGCCAAGCAATGCGGCCACCAGGACGGCAAGGTGACTGTCCCGCGCGAGGACTTCATTGAAAAGCTGCGGGCCTGTCGCCTGGCATTTGAAGAACTCGGGGTCGATGATGGCGTCATCGTTGCGCGCACGGACAGTCTGGGCGCAGGTCTGACGCAAAAACTGCCTGTCAGCCAACAGCCGGGGGATCTGGCAGCCGAGTATCTGAAATGGGTCGCGACCGAAGACATCACGGACACCAACCCGCTGCGGGACGGAGAACTGGCGCTTCAGCGTGATGGCAAGATCGTGAAGCCCGTCCGCCTGCCCAACGGCCTGTTCCGGTTCAAGGAAGGCTCGGGGCGCGCCCGCGTGATCGAGGACTGCGTTGCTTCCCTTCGCGATGGTGGCGCCGACCTGATCTGGATTGAAACGGACACACCGAATGTCGTCGAAATCGCCAGAATGGTTGATGAAGTGCGCGAACAGGTGCCGCATGCCAAGCTGGCCTACAACAATTCGCCGTCCTTCAACTGGACACTCAATCTGCGCAAGCAGGTGCGCGAGGAATGGCTGGAAAGCGGCAGGATCACCGAGGCCGACTACCCCGATGGTCAAACGCTCATGTCCGCTGATCTGGACGACACGGAACTGGGCCGCGAGGCCGATGCGCGGCTGGCACGCTTCCAGCACGACATTTCGACCAAGGCAGGTGTGTTCCACAACCTGATCACATTGCCGACCTTCCACCTGACCGCCAAATCCGTGGACGAGCTGTCCCGCGGCTATTTCGGTGAAGACAAGATGCTGGCCTATGTCGGCACGGTGCAGCGCGAAGAAATCCGGCGCGGGATTTCGGCCGTGAAGCACCAGCACGAAGTGGGGTCCGACCTCGGTGACAGCTTCAAGGAAATGGTTTCTGGCGACCGCGCATTGAAGGCAGGCGGGCATGCCAACACCATGAACCAGTTCGCTGCCGAATAG